ATGTTGCTTACAGTTTTCAGTTTACTATGGTATATAATAAATCATTAGATGTGGCCCTGATTTTCCATTCTATACTCACCTCTACTTCAACTTGTGGGCTTTATTAAGCAAGAATCACAATACTTACCTACATCATTTGAATACAATGAGCTTATTATCTGTAACTTCCTTCAATAAGCTTGCCCTAAACAtctcttttgatattttatttaaaattctcaacaTGTGACAGAGTCTAcatatttttgcatttctataagCTCTAGACTCTCCTGTGACAAATTACTCCTCTTCCCTCAAGTCTACGTTCTTGGAACTCAGTTACATCCTTTAATTCTTATGTTGGATCATAGCATTCCAGGGGCTCTCTGTCCACTTGTAAAACGGAACAGAAAACACACACTATATTTCTAAGCCATACCTCCTGTAAGACAGCACTCTTCTCCAGATGCCGGAAAGGATTGGAGCCACTAcctatattataaaacaaaacaaaaaaaagtctttaatagCTGCCCTACACAAACTTATTTACTTTCTATAGAAAGGTACTGAATGCTTGGGAAATTTCACCGAAGTGAGGTGACCACTTGGATATCACAGTCATAATCATTACTAATATGCATACAAAGTGATTAAAATCATTTGATTCTGGCACTAGTTCTGTCATTGCTAACCTGTAACATCCTGTACTTCTCTTTTGCAGAAAACCTGCCTGAAATGAGTGTCTTCCCTGTCCTCTTGTATGAATGTTACAAATATCTGTCATGTCCACACAACTAAGATTCATGAGATTGTGGTAGGGTCTTTTGGATTTACCTAAAGGAAAGCACTACTTTGTGTTTCTAACATTTATTGCGAGGCAGAAGAGTTCATCAGAGAATCATATAATCTTCAAGCTGGAAGGGACCACAGAGGTTTACTAACTCAGTCCTCGACCACACACTGTGAAAGCAGCTATCAATCATTGagggtttggggggttttttttgaggTGGCTGGGCATCTTCCCATTTGCTCTGGACCAAAGACTGGTATCAAGATGAATCTCACTTTCGGATGCTTCAGTATTAAATGAGCTAGGTACCACGAACAGCCTTGCCCCAGGGAAGAGGACCGAGTAAAGGTCCCCAAGAAGATTGGGAGGTACAAGCCAACACAAAGTTCACATATACACACTGTCCCGTCGATCCCAGACCCCCTCTGGGCCTACTACTACCAGCGTCCCCCACCCACGCCTGCCCCACCCCCGTCTCTCGCGCGCGCAAACTCActccctctgccacctgccaTGTGCCCGCCCTTTTTGGCGGGCAGCCCACCCGCGACGAACGGGCGGAGGCGGCTCCGAGGAACTGCGccggaggagggggctgggggcggggctgccgAGCAGCCCGAGGCGGCGCACGGGTGCCGGGGCGGGAGCGCGCGACCCGAGGGGAGGCTCCGGCGCCCGGGGGAGGGGCTAGGGGCAGGCCCCCGGCTGGAGCGGAGCGGGGCGGAGGAGGGGCCGAGATCCAACTCCGGCCCCTTGGCACACCGGCGCCCACGCCCCCAGGCCCGCAGTCCCCGAGAGCAGGTGGcggcaggctggggaaggggccccCGCGGCCGAGGGTGGGCGTCAAAAGCCCCGCGCGTACCAGACTCCTCGTCCTTCTTGTCGAATTTTTTAATCATCTTGGACGACTTCCCAGCGCCCAGACCCACCGCAACCGTCCCAGGCTCCGCAGCCGGCAAACGGAAGAGGCTCAGGAAGACCGGCCCTGTGCTCTGGCGCCGGTTGGGCTGCCGTCCCGTCACTCGGAGAGAAGGCCCGCCCTCCCAGGCCGTGGCGGCCGCACTCACCCCCAGGGGACGTGACCACGCCCTCTCCTACGCCCCCAGCCGGGCGGAGGCGGGGCCAGGTGGAGGGCCCCCAGGCCCACGGCCACGCCCCTGCGGCGACAGGTCTCAGCCAGGGGCTAGCCCCGGCCCTCCCTGCTCGCGACCGGGCAGCCCACGCCCGGAGCGGGcagaatgtgattttatttggttGGCACGCCCTAGATGGCGACTTCTGCAGGCTGCTCAGTCTCTGGAGACCAGGCGAGAGGCGTGATGAGTTTACTTTCACTTAGTGACAGTGGCTTTTTTTATAATCCACTGTTGGGCCCTTCCATTGCGGAAGGTGCTCTCTCCTGGCACGGTTCTGGTGGGCTTCTCTTTCAGAAGTGGTGAAAGGGTTAATGGTTCCCACATCATCTGGGATGTTGGCAAGTCGCTCCCTGACTTCTCGGAGACTGAAACAAAGCACAGGGCACCTTCGTGAATGTGAATTTCCCGAGAGTTTAGGACACTTGATGTGAGGCATGAAAACAGACCCACTTCTAGGGCAGGGAAAGCGGGTCTTCACTCTTAGCAAGTGGGTAGATTTTGGACCACGGACTACAACTCCCAGCCTTCTTTATAACTTTTCCCTTCATCAACACGCAATTGAAATCACTGCCAGTTTAGGGTCTTCCCTGTTTAATACCACCCCTTTCAAATGATTCCATCTGCGGTCATTTTGACACTTACGTAATTCTTACTAAGATGCGTTCACTTACATCAATTGTATATTCGCATTCCTCGTAGCCTCTTCCTAAAATATGTGTTGATTTTTAGTTCTCCTGAGAGTGTAACTAAGGAACATTActttttccaaattctctttcAAACTCTGCCCATTCTTGGATGTCTCCATTGTGGGTTTTTCTTGCTCCCatccctccccactttttttGAAGCATTATACCTTGTAAATATCCCTTGGATCTGTTTTCTTATTCCTACTGCTGTCACCTTAATTCAGGTCCTATCTGTTTGTTCCTTGGACAGTCTCCTTAACCAGCCTTCCTGGCCCCCATCCAAACCATTCTCTATGTAATCTTTATTTGGATGTCTGGTAAACATGGAACATTATTGGTGGAAGGAGGTGTTGCTAGGTCCTCTTTTGCTTGAACTGGAGACACCTTCGACTTCACAGTAGATTGTCTTTGTTTAGGAAAAGCACAATAATGGGTCTTTTAGATACATAAGTAAATATCCTCTCATTTTTCTTGAGGGAAACTGTAAAGTCACCATAAAATCTAATAAATGCTGCAGACTGAGATACTAAGTGTTctgtttataaatgtaaattgaaTCATgcccttgaaaaaaaatcagagaaattctAATCCAGATTAGATTCTAGATTCGGGAGAAATTCTTTCAGAATGGATTTAAGCTGAACTGCTGATAGTCTGCATACGGTATCATTTAAGATTTAACTCTGACTTTACTAAATGTACTGTTATGTTTGCCTTATCTGACTTGTAAAGCTCTAACCTTGTTTTCCATGTGGAGTATCCCTTGAAGGAAATAGATGTTCCTACTTATTTATTCTGGGGCTAAAAATAAACAGGCTTAGGGGAAGGAGCAACCCTCATCCCCTTCcttgcaccaagggaattggGAGCCAAGGCAGAGACAGTGTAGATAAGCCAGGAGACTCCCTGATAAGAACGGGTAATGTGCTGAGGGCCTGCTGGAACGTAGGAAGGAACTGAGGCGGGTTTGAGGCTGAACCTAAGAGTATCCCCTTTGAAAGCAAGATAAATAACTCTCTGCCCTCCTTTAACTTTTCTCCACAGCTATGAAGTGTTGTTTAATACCACAGCTTGGTTTTAGCTGTATATGGGGAGTTAAGAGAGGCAGTAGGTGGGCATCAGGTGGGGCAGCAAATAGGTACAGGAGGAGCAGAGAAGCTTGAAGAAGCCAGGTAAGGGATGGTACCATGTGACCTCATACATCTGGAACCATGACTGTTTGGACTGAGGCTGACTGGTAGTCACTCGGATGGCCTTGTGGAACAGGTAAGTACACCTTAGGGAGTTTCAGAAATTGCTTGAGGAGAGAAACCCcatagaagaaatgaacattatCTTGAAGCCACAGGCTGGTGAAGTCTGGGGACCCATTGATTGTACTTCTAGTACACAAATGTGTGTTCAGTGCTCTGAAATCCTTCAGTGAGTCCCAACCACCTGCTGGATAAAACCTAAGCCCttatttatgcaaatatataaGGCCCTTCATGACCTGGCCCATCCACGGATCTCACATATTGAAAGTGCTATTATTGGTGCTTGATAAATATCTAACACTTAGTAGGTGCCCCATAAATGTTGCCAAATGAATGATGATTTGTGAGGAGCATTCTCGTTGCCCCCTCTTCTGTACAACCTTATCCCAAACCCTCACACCCCATGTCCTGCCTCAACCCCAAAGAGACTCATGGGTCTCTGAGACTTGCAGCTTATCCTTTGATCTTTCTAGAACAGCTTTCCTCGAAGTGTGATAGGCATGCCACTGGGTAGTTTTCGGTGATACATAGATAAACattttctattctaatttttatgaatttgattAAATGGATGTCAGAGGAAAAAAAACGTAATTAGTGTATCAAACCCATAATGTCAGTGATATAATATTAGTTAGGACAAGTACCCAAAAAATcgttttaaagaaaaacattaagtaaaTAATAGGGCATATAACACATTGACCAAATCTCATAAACTGGTAGGTAATGTAGTTAGGGGAACACCATGCTAGAGCTTTCTTGAAATTTGAGGATTTAAATAGGATCCAAAACCGAGCACTACATGGGCCTCTATCAGTTCTCAGCTTCCATGCTACAAGGAAAAATAGTCTCCAGAACCTCTAAGAGAGATGCTGATTTGCCCTTGCCGCTCATCCCCATGGGCTGTCCCTCCTGCTCACATCTCCAGCTCGTAAACCATTGCTTTGAAAGAGAGAAGCTTACCGTCATTCCTCGTGTCTCTTTTACAGACAGGAGCAAAGTTCAGCTGAgggtacatttttttctgttttctcaaagcATACGCCTTTGAATACTTCCCTTCACTCTTGAAATCCTTGTCCGTGGAAAACCTTAACAAAGAAAGTTCATTTAGTAGGTCCTAGGGTAGGGGGTTAATGGAACCAGTCACTGGATTCTCAGATTCTGGGGGAGCAGAAAGGATTAGAGTGTGTTCATTGGTACCAAGTGGTTATATTGTCCAGCGGAAGGGGTGCTTCTAGAACCTACCATCGTAAATCTGTGAAGGAACTCCAgaatcttctctctcctctccgcACCAGGTGTAGGCTGCTCCTATTACTAGTTTCAAATAAAATCTCATACATGGCACATTGTTCCTGTATTACAGCCCTTAACACACACTGAGggaaagttttttgttgtttccctTAAAGCACAGACCTTTGAATCCTTCTCTTCACCTTGAAAATCATTCTCGTGAAAAACCTTAGTTTTGCAttgctgtttctcttttgttaagGTGGAAATGAGGTCAGGGGTCATGTAGGAAAGCTGTCTTATTATTATACGGTTGTCCATATCCCCTATACCCAAAAAGTGTTTGTTAAATTGTATTGAAAAGAGATAGTGATATGAATAAAGAAAAGGTAGGAAAGAGCTAGGACTTCACCTAAACCATTGTTCTTGCTTGGATGCAGGGTCCTCCAACAGTGTCACCGGGAAGATTGGTTTCAGCTCAgatcttaacttttttttctgagacaTCAGGGGTAGGTTCTCAGCGGGTTTGTGCTGACAACTTTCCtgcagcagaggaaggaagaataaattaggtGTAGGGGTAAGGGGTAATCTGAGTGCTCTGGGACTTACAGGctgaattccactcctggattaAGCTCCAGTTCCCCTAAAATCATGCAATAAAACCTGTCAGAGAGAGAAGTAGGGACACAGAAACCCAAAGAAGAGGAAGCAGTTCTCTGAGTGGGCTAATACCTGTTTCATATCCAGATGATTTGCCCAAAGCTTGGTCAGTTTCCCAAATAATTGATTGAGCTTGCCCACTGGCCCTTTGAAGGGAATGGCAGAGGAATTTACCAGGTTTTGAAAAGGATTCAACGAGTGAACTTCTTAGGAAACCAAACATTTGGTAATAAATTGGGAAATAGACCCATGGGACTCTACCCACCTTCCTTGGAGATGGCTGCCTCATTCACATGCCATTCTCTATCTGCAGTGAAAAGGCCACAGAATGGGATGTTTTGTGAGGTAATAATTTCCTCATTATTAAAGTAATAGAATCAAAATCTTTCAGAAAGGATCTTAAGGGTCATCCAGTCTAACCATTCATCTGACACTCTTAGCCCCTCTACAGTAACACTATCAAGTGGTCAATCTGCCTATGCCTAAAAACCCAGTGTATTTAACCTTTGATCAGCTGACTGCTATCTCCCAGGAACTTCTACACTATACTCCAAACAGAACAAATCTAGCATCTCTTCCAGTGTTcttaaataatttgaagaaatcTATCACGTTCCTCCTgagcttcctctcccttcccgGCTCAACTTTGCCAACACTTTGAACTTTTTTTCCATATGATATGACtttgggttcccttttctccaactcTCATTTTAACTCATTTGAGGAAGTtgcaatttatatttttcctaatgtgtggcaatctgaaatgaaaatcagatgCTAGATGTAGTAACTGCAGGACATATCCCATTAAAGTCTCTATTCAAACATCATTGCTGCTTCTGAGAGCCTTCCCTAATACGGTATCTAAAATCCCCATTCACACCCATCACTCTCTATTCCCTCATCCTGCTTTTGAGCGCTTATCATATTATACATTATCTGTACGATTGTTGGCTTGATTATGGACTGTCTGCCTACCTCACTGGAATTAAACTTCATTCCAGCAAACTTTGACTTAGTCACGGATAGATCCTTACTACCCCAtaacattgcctggcacatagtaagtgcttaatagatatgtgttgaatgaataaaagaacgACAATTAATGACACATTTTTTTGTCATAATTAATTGACACATACTGAACTTTTTCGCTCAGAATTTTAAAACCTCTTAAAGGATACTGaacaacttttaatgaaaaagaatacgaaaacaaatatatgtatatatttgcatgactgggacattacgctgtacaccagaaattgacaaattgtaactgactatacttcaataaaaaaacaaaacaaaacaacacaaaacaaataaagacTACTGAACCATGCTGAACcatgtttttttaattctgtacTTGTACTCTTTAAGCTCTTCCAGTTTTGAGGAACAGGAATCCACTCAAGTTACCTCAACTAATAGGGGTTTTATGGCAACAGCACATATGCCTAGGACCTAAGACTTGGGTTAAAATCTGGCCACAAGAGAACAGAAACCTTAGCAGAGCTAGACCTCAGagcagaaaaatgagaataaaaaagcTACTTGAAATCCAAGGCAGCATTGGCTAAGGACCACTACTGTATGAGTCTCAAGCATCAAATCATTAACAGGTTTCTGACTTTCTTCctgtctgcttccttctctctctggtgTGTTCACTCCTTATCTTTTCTGCATATCTTTTTTCTACCTATAGCTTCTGCTTATTCATTTCTACTTCCCAATGACTTCAACTTGCCCCCACCTTCTTCCTAATGGTTTGACTCTTTTATGGTCTCTCTATATGCCTTTCTATCATTCCTACagcctcagtctcttcctttACCAATTCAGATGCCTGGAAGCAAGAATCTGATTAGCTCCAGGATTTTGGTTGTTAGTAGATGAATTGGTTTGGGTTTTAGTTTGGTTTTTGgtgtctgtttgttttggtttggtggCATACCAGTCTACGCTGTAGGTCATTAACTAGCCTATGAATTTTGCTTCACTAGGTCTGGTGTCCTCCTCTGGTCCTAGCTAGGAGTAGGGAACTAAGTCTACTTGTACAAAACAGGACCTCTTAGGTCCTATTCTTCACAAACTGTGGTAGGGCCCTTTCACTTTGAAGGCGCTGTGTGTATAACATCTACTCTGATAGACATGTCTGATCCATTCTTCAGCTTGATTGCTGGAACCCACCCTCTTCCTATACACATGCCTGGGTGTAGCAAAAGAATGCTGCTTTTGTGTATAATCTCAGGCTCACAAAAGACTGTTACCTTTGTCTAGCAAGAAAAGAAGGGGATGcagcataaatattaaaaaggcatTCTAGATATTGGGCATGTCCATCTTCTTGGATTTATTCCACATAGCACCATAAAATGACCATGCTGCCAGTCTTGGACAATCAGAGCCTTAACTCTACTAATGCAATTTAGCTGATACCACAATATACTCATGAATATGATCATGTCCCGCATGGGATCTGGAAGGCTCACAAGGTGTCAGCTGTTGGATGAGAGATCTTTTTGCACCAAGGTTACATGATAGTCTTGTATTTCCTGCTCTACCTGGAGCAAGGCAATTGTGGTGTGGCATTTGTTCCTCTCTCAGTGTATATTACCCACTACCATGAGAAACAACCAACGCACTTATGTTAAAATGGCACGAATTCTGAGACCCAAGAGACTATAGGCAATGAATTCCTTAACTCCTTTGTCAGCCTACGCCATTGGTTATTAGCATTATATCCTCCATTTGGAAAGGAATCTCTCACTGCTATTCATCTAGCAACTAAGAAAATACTAATTCCTCTCTTGGCCTTAGCGCCATCTTCTGAGAAGCCTCCGTGCCATGAAAGCGAATTGGAGGAAGAAGCGAATGCGCAGGCTGAAgctcaaaagaagaaagataaggcAGAGGTCCAACTGAACTTGTACACCCATGGAAGCCACAGGAgcagaagcaaggaaagccagagGCCAGGGACACTAATAGATACTGTTGGACTACATGTCTACTGTCTAGAACTTGTCTCAATGGATCTGGAACATGTACCGCCATTCTGATCGCCTCGACCACCTTTAAGAGACCCATCTTGCTCATATCAAAATGGGCCCTTTTGGTCCTTTGCCCTGGACCTGTGATATTCCGGACTAGTTCTGCTCTTAGTTGTGGCTGAATGTAACGTGTACAATAAACCATCTCCTGCTATCttagctgaaggaaaaaaaaaaaaaagagaaaatagtaatTCTAAATTGACCACATTTTATTGTAAGGATCTGTCTTGGGTAATTCCACTCCCAGCATCAAATCTCTggtataattagatttttttgtttgcactctcatttgtctcatttaatttcttcttgttaTATTACACCAGCTCTTAAGCTTGTCAAGATCTTTTTTAAACCATGGTTCCTAAAGTTTTCTTAAACTgattttctccactttctctgCTGTTGATTTAGGTCAATTCTTCAGCATCTCTCACCTTGACAATTATAGTAACATCACAACAAATCTGATTTTTGTCTCTTCCACAACAATCTTCCTCTCAACTTCCAAAAAagttctttctaaaatgcaagttTGATTATACCTATCTCATGCCATTTGCTCTCTTACATCTCCCTAAATGCACTTCACTTCTCCAGTCTCCATGCCTTTGCCCTTCCCACTGATTGGAATATTCTCCTATTCTTTCGTCAGGTGTCACATCCTCCGTAAAACCTCCCTGATTACTTCCTTTCCCCTAACAAAGATACTCTTCACTACTGTATATTAGTGTGTCCTGTATATTCTATTATTTGTATATCCTGGTATAATTACtttttatatctcatttattGATTGTCTCTCCTGTTAGACTCCAAGTCTTTCAGGTTGGAAACTGTCCTATAATCATCTTTATATTTTAGTTCTTAGCTTAGTTATGTCTCCAGCAATTGTTTATTGAATTGAATTTGAACTTCTTTTGTGTACAACAGAGTCCCAAACATCTGGCCACTGTGATAGTAAattttctgttcctcttcctttctgacaCCCAAAAGCAATGGAGTAGAGCATAATCCTTTACCCCTTTCCCATTTAGGTACTCGTTTCTGTTCCTTATTCCTCATTTCCTGATGTATCTGTTGCTACTCTATACTCAACTAGAAAGCCAGTGGctaatttacccttttaaaattacaaactaaATATCTTTGGCCAAGGAGAGACAATTTTGAATTAAGATCCTCTTTTCTCCATGCAATGAAGTTTCATGACCCAAGATCGTACAACTCCAATTCTGAGTATTTCCCAGGCCCTCAGAGTCTGTTTGGTGAAGCATGTCGCAAAGAATAAGAGGGAAGAGGTTGGCTCCTGAGTTCCATCCTCCATGTGAAGTCAGCTCCCTTCTTCAAGCTGACTCCTAATTCTTTAGGGTCCTAACTCAGAGTGCCAGGAAATTTCCCCAGGTACCATTACCTTAAGCA
The Camelus ferus isolate YT-003-E chromosome 7, BCGSAC_Cfer_1.0, whole genome shotgun sequence genome window above contains:
- the TSGA13 gene encoding testis-specific gene 13 protein produces the protein MGRKRYAKFQYGKSRTSRTSPVELEKETIVDSDEIFDAVGQSKFVLEKLQHYTVHPNLAQYYEPMKPTALHKFLARNRKIQSFMLKVTEYDQDKTLLILTNNPPPCPTDHQGKDDTPKYFSKELLLKESCQHKPAENLPLMSQKKKLRSELKPIFPVTLLEDPASKQEQWFRFSTDKDFKSEGKYSKAYALRKQKKMYPQLNFAPVCKRDTRNDVSEKSGSDLPTSQMMWEPLTLSPLLKEKPTRTVPGESTFRNGRAQQWIIKKATVTK